A genomic segment from Tuwongella immobilis encodes:
- a CDS encoding PQQ-binding-like beta-propeller repeat protein yields MQTWRSRLGCSMLGLLMLAPMVRADDWPQWMGPNRDGGWKETGILDRFPSGGPVVKWRTEVGYGYSGPAVAGDTVFVTDYVNAAGKITNDFGKRDRLKGKERVLAFDRRDGKLLWTHEYPIEYDISYPSGPRATPTIHGGKVYTQGAEGNLICLDAASGKLLWQHDLKKKYRTEAPMWGFSTHPLVDGQKLITLVGGKDSLVVAFDKDTGAEIWKSLNGKEPGYSSPVIVNAGGTRQLLIFHAEAIASLDPESGKAHWSVPFKPMYGMSILTPQVSNDLLFVGGIVSKGIMLKLAKDRPAAEVLWKGERDTALYPKTSSPLVDNGYLYGVDMDGELRCVNMETGERLWETNEPTTGGKKANSGTAFLVRNGDRLFLFGENGVLTIAKLSTKGYEPIDSAKIIEPTNPVFGRMVVWTHPAFAHKCVFVRNDRELICVSLEK; encoded by the coding sequence ATGCAAACGTGGCGTAGCCGGTTGGGATGCAGCATGTTGGGCTTGCTGATGTTGGCTCCGATGGTGCGAGCAGACGATTGGCCGCAGTGGATGGGGCCGAACCGGGACGGCGGCTGGAAAGAAACCGGCATTTTGGATCGGTTCCCCAGTGGTGGCCCGGTGGTGAAATGGCGGACGGAAGTGGGGTATGGCTATTCCGGGCCGGCGGTGGCGGGAGATACGGTTTTTGTGACCGATTACGTCAACGCTGCTGGCAAAATCACCAACGATTTCGGCAAGCGCGATCGGCTCAAAGGCAAAGAACGGGTGCTGGCGTTTGATCGACGTGATGGTAAATTGCTTTGGACGCATGAATATCCGATCGAGTACGATATTTCCTACCCTTCCGGGCCGCGAGCCACGCCGACAATTCACGGTGGGAAGGTTTACACGCAAGGGGCGGAGGGCAATTTGATTTGCCTGGATGCTGCCAGCGGTAAACTCTTGTGGCAACATGACTTGAAGAAGAAATACCGTACCGAGGCACCGATGTGGGGATTCTCCACGCATCCGCTTGTTGATGGGCAAAAACTCATCACGCTGGTGGGTGGCAAAGATAGCCTGGTGGTTGCCTTCGACAAAGATACGGGTGCCGAAATTTGGAAGTCGCTCAACGGCAAAGAGCCGGGCTATAGCAGCCCGGTGATTGTGAATGCGGGCGGCACGCGGCAACTGCTCATTTTCCATGCCGAGGCCATCGCCAGTCTGGATCCGGAATCCGGCAAAGCGCATTGGAGTGTGCCGTTCAAGCCGATGTATGGCATGTCGATTCTGACTCCGCAAGTCTCGAATGATCTGCTGTTTGTGGGGGGAATCGTCTCCAAGGGGATCATGCTGAAGCTGGCCAAAGATCGCCCCGCCGCGGAAGTCCTCTGGAAGGGCGAACGCGATACGGCGCTCTATCCCAAGACCAGCTCGCCACTTGTGGACAATGGCTATCTGTATGGTGTGGATATGGACGGCGAATTGCGATGCGTGAACATGGAGACCGGCGAGCGATTGTGGGAAACCAACGAACCGACCACCGGCGGCAAGAAGGCGAATTCAGGCACGGCATTCTTGGTGCGAAATGGCGATCGGCTATTTCTGTTCGGTGAAAATGGCGTGTTGACCATTGCGAAGTTGAGCACCAAGGGATACGAGCCAATCGATTCTGCCAAGATCATCGAGCCGACCAATCCCGTGTTCGGTCGGATGGTGGTATGGACGCACCCGGCGTTTGCGCACAAGTGCGTGTTCGTTCGCAATGATCGGGAATTGATCTGCGTATCACTCGAAAAGTGA
- a CDS encoding capsular polysaccharide export protein, LipB/KpsS family gives MQVLLYEDPLTDKNDLTWRFGHLRLDAAIYHSLVNSGHRCQMLTNEFGAEVAAEAQIAPEDCIAIPEQELIDALPHPQERIHHLFHERHYYDFNPSQSRDESLAARIKRSIRRAIAPPTPQQAKRAYADATLTQLAEVFRRHLAGTAPDWIVTWYPIPYLRQLFPHSKILYKEAGFFGTAPFPWSHYFDPCGFHAHSWMRRFPERAIAPEGIPFVQQLRDYFLPIIRQASPFRASVDALRSRYARLVLVALQANQYYLFDQSCPYRSQAHVLLDILRQLPPDTAVIPTLHPGHGTLTADELATIRRQYPNCEYLPETERFMAPSQYLLPDVDAVITLGSAVGWHALFHQKPLLIIADCHLSRAATYSSIAQLCHAWNHATPPPIDDAHLAWIMFHYSIPQSLYQRPDFAASILQPALTANLPNYFNAPIRPYAEITQEILATSNSQLPIPK, from the coding sequence ATGCAAGTTCTGCTTTACGAAGATCCACTCACGGATAAAAACGACCTGACTTGGCGCTTCGGCCACCTCCGATTGGATGCGGCAATCTATCATTCCCTGGTGAATTCCGGCCATCGATGCCAAATGCTCACCAATGAATTCGGTGCCGAAGTCGCGGCAGAGGCTCAGATTGCCCCCGAAGATTGCATCGCGATTCCCGAACAAGAACTCATCGACGCACTGCCCCACCCGCAAGAGCGAATCCACCATCTGTTCCACGAACGCCATTACTACGATTTCAACCCATCGCAATCACGCGATGAGTCGCTCGCGGCCCGCATCAAACGCAGCATCCGCCGAGCAATCGCCCCGCCAACACCCCAACAAGCCAAACGTGCCTATGCCGATGCGACATTAACCCAACTCGCCGAGGTATTCCGTCGCCATCTCGCCGGCACTGCCCCCGATTGGATCGTGACGTGGTACCCGATCCCGTATCTTCGGCAGCTCTTTCCGCACTCCAAAATCCTCTACAAAGAGGCCGGCTTCTTCGGCACCGCCCCATTCCCCTGGTCGCATTATTTCGACCCATGCGGCTTCCACGCGCATTCCTGGATGCGTCGATTCCCCGAACGGGCCATCGCCCCGGAAGGCATTCCATTCGTCCAGCAACTCCGCGATTATTTCTTGCCGATCATTCGCCAAGCGTCCCCATTCCGCGCATCAGTCGACGCATTGCGAAGCCGCTACGCCAGATTGGTACTCGTCGCGCTACAAGCCAATCAATACTATTTGTTCGACCAATCATGCCCGTATCGATCGCAAGCGCATGTGCTCCTGGATATTCTCCGCCAATTGCCCCCCGACACCGCCGTGATACCGACCCTGCACCCCGGGCACGGCACCCTCACCGCCGATGAGTTGGCAACCATTCGCCGACAATACCCCAATTGCGAATATCTCCCCGAAACCGAGCGGTTTATGGCCCCATCGCAATATCTGTTACCCGATGTCGATGCCGTCATCACACTCGGTTCCGCCGTCGGTTGGCACGCCCTGTTCCATCAAAAACCGCTGCTGATTATCGCGGATTGTCACCTGTCGCGTGCTGCGACCTATTCCAGCATCGCTCAATTGTGCCACGCCTGGAACCATGCCACACCACCCCCCATCGACGATGCGCACCTCGCCTGGATTATGTTTCATTACTCAATTCCGCAATCGTTGTATCAACGCCCTGATTTCGCCGCATCGATCTTGCAACCTGCGCTCACCGCCAATCTCCCGAATTACTTCAACGCGCCGATCCGCCCCTATGCCGAGATCACGCAGGAGATTCTCGCCACGAGTAACTCACAACTCCCGATACCAAAATAA
- a CDS encoding protein kinase domain-containing protein has protein sequence MTKLGSELIDASGNRIRLDRQLASGGEGAVHSLEHSPNLVAKIYHQPPSPQTVQKVAAMTQLANPKILTCTAWPTQLLFSPESRRPVGFLMPRVLESQSIQCLYNPIQRIRTFPNAGWKFQLRVAKNLVAAFDEVHQTGCIVGDVNQSNVMVSNQALVHLIDCDSFQIPWNGQQFLCEVGVPHYTPPELQGRSFRGVQRTRNHDLFGLAVLIYQLLFVGRHPYAGIYLGTGDPSFEQLIAEYRFSQGPAAQSWNMQPPPHTPTFASIPDNVGRMFRSAFERGSEAGTRATTQQWLHVLGQLEATTTDCTVDPGHTYWNGAKSCVWCEIAQKGGPEYYFGVGTDSAEFAVDEAQLQVIEQRLRDAGPFDFPIDRKTHAPRTPPIGKPIPDELDEHQLTAIILTATLGICLVAFPFGVIHPAFAIIALFAGILFGSWLTVHLLQSPWHQEYRQRMRVLAEQERILRHTEKRWQEVVQSYQTTHAQTTNQLVHDLRTCRDLAAQYQHERHQLVSHAHQLAFQRHLRLYLLADADIPRIGAGRKQVLASHRIVSAVDIDVVRIQNIKGFGEVLTAQLLEWRTWVERQFQFDPNAALAPAEKRKLNLPFRSRQQQLLAGMATHLQRLESLLPSCQSELRVMVPALRKAIQSHLQAKADFEVMSDRQMRWLPWLHRRR, from the coding sequence ATGACCAAACTCGGATCCGAACTGATCGACGCCTCGGGAAATCGAATCCGACTCGATCGTCAATTGGCCTCTGGAGGCGAAGGGGCGGTCCATTCCCTGGAGCACTCCCCGAATCTGGTGGCGAAAATCTACCACCAGCCACCCTCGCCGCAGACTGTTCAAAAAGTCGCGGCAATGACGCAACTGGCGAATCCGAAGATTCTGACGTGTACCGCTTGGCCCACGCAATTGCTGTTCTCCCCAGAATCGCGTCGGCCTGTCGGGTTTCTCATGCCGCGGGTGCTCGAATCTCAGTCAATTCAATGTCTGTATAATCCCATTCAACGCATTCGCACCTTCCCCAATGCTGGCTGGAAGTTTCAGCTTCGAGTGGCAAAAAATCTGGTCGCCGCCTTCGATGAAGTCCACCAAACCGGATGCATCGTCGGCGATGTCAATCAGAGTAACGTGATGGTCTCGAATCAAGCGTTGGTGCATCTGATTGATTGCGATTCATTCCAAATCCCCTGGAACGGCCAGCAGTTTCTCTGCGAAGTGGGTGTGCCCCATTACACTCCGCCCGAATTGCAAGGGCGATCATTCCGGGGCGTTCAACGAACCCGCAATCACGACTTATTCGGACTCGCGGTTCTCATCTATCAACTGCTGTTTGTCGGCCGACACCCGTATGCCGGAATCTATCTCGGAACTGGCGATCCATCGTTTGAGCAACTCATCGCCGAGTATCGCTTTTCCCAAGGGCCAGCCGCGCAATCGTGGAACATGCAACCCCCGCCGCACACACCGACGTTCGCATCCATCCCCGATAATGTGGGACGGATGTTCCGGTCGGCATTCGAACGCGGAAGCGAAGCCGGCACCCGAGCCACCACTCAACAATGGCTCCACGTGCTGGGACAACTCGAAGCCACCACGACCGATTGCACCGTGGATCCAGGGCACACCTATTGGAACGGGGCCAAATCGTGTGTCTGGTGCGAAATTGCACAGAAAGGCGGCCCGGAATACTATTTCGGAGTCGGTACCGACTCCGCAGAATTCGCCGTTGATGAGGCCCAACTGCAAGTCATCGAACAACGACTGCGCGACGCAGGCCCGTTCGATTTCCCGATCGACCGAAAAACGCACGCTCCTCGAACACCCCCAATCGGTAAGCCCATTCCCGATGAACTCGATGAGCATCAACTTACCGCAATCATTCTGACGGCCACGCTGGGAATCTGCCTCGTCGCCTTTCCGTTCGGCGTGATTCACCCAGCCTTTGCAATCATCGCACTCTTCGCCGGCATCCTCTTCGGAAGTTGGCTGACCGTACATTTGCTCCAATCGCCGTGGCATCAGGAATATCGCCAGCGAATGCGCGTGCTGGCCGAACAGGAGCGGATTCTCCGACATACGGAAAAGCGTTGGCAGGAAGTGGTGCAATCGTACCAAACAACTCACGCCCAGACAACGAATCAACTCGTCCACGATCTCCGAACCTGTCGCGACCTCGCGGCGCAATATCAACACGAACGTCATCAGCTTGTCAGTCACGCGCACCAACTCGCATTCCAACGCCATCTGCGACTCTATCTGCTCGCCGATGCCGACATTCCAAGAATCGGGGCAGGCCGCAAACAAGTCCTGGCATCCCATCGCATCGTGTCGGCAGTCGATATCGATGTCGTGCGGATTCAGAATATCAAAGGATTCGGCGAGGTTTTGACTGCCCAGCTCCTCGAATGGCGAACTTGGGTCGAACGCCAATTTCAATTCGATCCCAACGCGGCACTGGCTCCTGCCGAGAAACGCAAACTCAATCTGCCATTTCGATCCCGACAGCAACAACTGCTCGCAGGCATGGCCACACACCTGCAACGTCTGGAGTCGTTGTTGCCGAGCTGTCAATCAGAACTCCGTGTGATGGTGCCCGCATTGCGGAAAGCAATCCAATCCCACCTCCAAGCCAAAGCGGACTTCGAAGTAATGTCCGATCGCCAAATGCGCTGGCTCCCGTGGCTGCATCGCCGACGATGA
- a CDS encoding PP2C family serine/threonine-protein phosphatase has product MMTWKIIGDSVAGTRHHAADQACQDAFRFQLHGPHADWLSIIVADGAGTAAHAADAATFVCDAFVEAIQSAHPDQLGDESAIRHMIGTVRNQLAAVASVRQSPPRDWACTLLLAVIGPTHASFAQIGDGAIVIEQHGDYRTVFWPSESAYANETDFLIDDHWENRLNLRIESEPIHAIALFTDGLQRLALQWDTHSVHAPFFDPMFQTLRQAACADDLLAPLRAFLDSARVNARTDDDKTLVLATRP; this is encoded by the coding sequence ATGATGACCTGGAAAATCATTGGAGATTCGGTCGCTGGGACTCGCCATCACGCCGCCGATCAAGCCTGCCAAGATGCGTTTCGATTCCAACTCCATGGCCCGCATGCGGATTGGCTGAGCATCATTGTGGCGGATGGGGCAGGGACCGCCGCACACGCCGCAGACGCCGCCACGTTCGTTTGTGATGCGTTCGTGGAGGCGATTCAATCCGCGCACCCCGACCAACTCGGCGATGAATCGGCGATCCGTCATATGATTGGGACGGTTCGCAATCAACTCGCCGCCGTCGCGAGTGTGCGTCAATCGCCTCCACGCGATTGGGCCTGCACACTATTGCTCGCCGTGATTGGGCCAACGCATGCCAGTTTCGCGCAGATCGGCGATGGCGCAATCGTGATCGAGCAGCACGGCGACTATCGCACCGTGTTTTGGCCAAGCGAATCCGCCTACGCCAATGAAACCGATTTCCTGATCGATGACCACTGGGAAAATCGCTTGAACCTGCGAATCGAATCCGAACCGATTCACGCGATCGCCCTATTCACCGATGGATTGCAACGCCTTGCCTTGCAATGGGATACGCATTCCGTACATGCTCCGTTTTTTGATCCCATGTTCCAGACGTTGCGACAAGCGGCGTGTGCGGACGATCTTTTGGCCCCGTTGCGGGCGTTTCTCGATTCCGCTCGAGTGAATGCGCGAACGGATGACGATAAGACTCTTGTGCTGGCGACGCGACCATGA
- a CDS encoding vWA domain-containing protein: MAEQIPFGDVGLAMNPEPRCPCILLLDVSGSMAEVVANRGEDTGRTVQQDGKSYRVVSGGTTKMDLLNDGLQAYHAELLADPLAAQRVEVSIMTFGGGVRTVTPFVTAGEFLPPKLKAEGNTPMGEAIRKAIDAISERKQQYRQHGLHFYRPWIFLITDGEPTDVWQVSAELVKEGERNRSFAFFAVGVDQANLDVLRQISVRQPLQLKGMSFREMFVWLSQSQRSVSHSNPGQEHQVKLDSPAGWASL, translated from the coding sequence ATGGCAGAGCAAATTCCCTTTGGCGATGTCGGACTGGCCATGAATCCCGAGCCGCGATGCCCGTGCATCCTGCTGTTGGATGTCTCCGGCTCCATGGCCGAGGTGGTGGCCAATCGCGGAGAAGACACCGGCCGCACCGTTCAGCAAGACGGAAAATCGTACCGAGTTGTCTCCGGCGGCACCACCAAGATGGACCTCTTGAACGACGGCTTGCAAGCCTATCACGCTGAGTTGTTGGCCGATCCGCTGGCGGCGCAACGGGTTGAAGTGAGCATTATGACCTTCGGTGGCGGTGTGCGGACGGTCACACCGTTTGTGACGGCGGGGGAATTCCTTCCTCCGAAATTGAAGGCCGAGGGGAATACCCCCATGGGAGAAGCCATTCGCAAGGCGATCGACGCAATTTCGGAACGCAAGCAGCAGTATCGCCAACATGGCCTGCATTTCTATCGTCCGTGGATCTTTCTGATTACCGATGGCGAGCCAACGGATGTCTGGCAAGTCTCTGCGGAATTGGTGAAAGAGGGTGAACGAAATCGCTCGTTTGCATTCTTCGCAGTTGGGGTCGATCAAGCCAATCTGGATGTTCTGCGGCAGATTTCGGTGCGGCAGCCTCTCCAACTGAAAGGCATGAGTTTCCGAGAGATGTTCGTCTGGCTTTCCCAGTCGCAGCGGAGTGTCTCGCATTCCAATCCGGGCCAGGAACATCAGGTCAAACTCGATTCCCCGGCCGGGTGGGCAAGCCTGTGA
- the purH gene encoding bifunctional phosphoribosylaminoimidazolecarboxamide formyltransferase/IMP cyclohydrolase — translation MPRNIRHKGVDVMADWLEQVDRWWRRTMGEASPDSVGRGVLAVSGGPDSIALTVAMSRLNRGPMLLAHLDHQLRLESADDAEFVRAWGQQLGWPTVIERRDIAAIAANRQRGIEETARAERYAFLRAVADQHDARWIATGHTADDQAETVLNRVIRGTGLRGLRGIHPTEWLTDRIRLIRPLIEVRRPELHAWLDAAGVAYRIDASNADPQYTRNFLRHRVFPELTAVHPEATAALARLADQAGEWCELLEQLTESALAECRWASEIGSVALRCDRLRQHPPALVRECLRAVWREQSWPERQMDAAHWHSLAEVVTGERPSVDLPGGVRGWRVGVMLRLASRATGRTMSTKIPKITATLQRSIEDIPSMQRTIRRALLSVSDKTGLIELATALASHGVELISTGGTRTTLAAAGLSVRDISEVTGFPEMLDGRVKTLHPIVYAGILAKRDDAAHMQTIAAHEIAPIDLVVCNLYPFEKVVGNPASSAEEIIENIDIGGPTMVRATAKNYHDVAIITAAEQYPAIIEELTANSGALSLATREKLAGAAYARTAAYDAMIAEYFQKRFEANDAKAAFPKSLSLTYHRKGEVLRYGENPHQPAAFYVEPNLRHACIATAETLHGKELSYNNILDLDSAFNLVREFAEPAAVVIKHNNPCGAATAPALVDAFRLAYAGDPLSAFGGVLAFNRPVDEATALALAEPNRFIECIIAPEFEPAAFEILTTKPSWRKNVRLLRTGPIADRPSQLWDTRRVDGGLLVQARDTLVQDPATWKAVTQRHPTAEEFAALAFAWKVCKHVKSNAIVYAQGTQIVGVGAGQMSRVDSTMIAGMKAGERSRGAVLASDAFFPFRDNVDRAAAAGITAVVQPGGSQRDEESIQACNEHGMAMLFTGHRHFRH, via the coding sequence ATGCCCCGCAACATCCGGCACAAAGGGGTCGATGTCATGGCCGATTGGCTGGAACAGGTGGATCGATGGTGGCGGCGGACGATGGGTGAGGCATCGCCGGATTCCGTGGGGCGGGGAGTTCTGGCGGTATCCGGTGGGCCGGATTCGATCGCGCTAACGGTGGCAATGTCGCGGTTGAATCGCGGGCCGATGCTGCTGGCGCACCTGGACCATCAATTGCGGTTGGAATCCGCCGACGATGCGGAGTTTGTCCGCGCGTGGGGGCAGCAGTTGGGGTGGCCGACCGTCATTGAGCGACGCGATATTGCGGCGATTGCGGCAAATCGGCAGCGCGGAATCGAAGAGACGGCCCGCGCGGAGCGGTATGCCTTTCTGCGCGCGGTGGCGGACCAGCACGATGCGCGGTGGATTGCCACGGGGCACACGGCCGACGATCAAGCCGAGACAGTGCTGAATCGCGTCATTCGAGGCACGGGATTGCGTGGCCTGCGTGGAATCCATCCAACGGAATGGCTGACCGATCGGATTCGGCTGATTCGGCCACTCATTGAGGTGCGACGCCCGGAACTGCATGCCTGGCTGGATGCTGCGGGGGTGGCCTACCGCATTGATGCCAGCAATGCCGATCCGCAATACACGCGGAATTTCCTTCGCCATCGAGTGTTTCCCGAACTCACTGCCGTGCATCCGGAGGCGACCGCGGCGTTGGCCCGTCTCGCGGATCAGGCCGGCGAGTGGTGCGAATTGCTGGAACAACTGACGGAATCGGCACTTGCGGAATGTCGCTGGGCGAGCGAAATCGGCAGCGTCGCCTTGCGATGCGATCGACTGCGGCAGCATCCGCCGGCATTGGTGCGCGAATGTCTGCGGGCCGTGTGGCGGGAACAATCGTGGCCGGAACGTCAGATGGATGCCGCCCATTGGCACAGTCTGGCGGAGGTGGTGACGGGGGAACGACCGAGTGTGGATTTGCCGGGCGGCGTGCGGGGCTGGCGGGTTGGGGTGATGCTGCGGCTGGCGAGTCGGGCAACCGGGCGGACAATGTCAACGAAAATCCCTAAGATCACTGCGACATTGCAGCGATCTATCGAGGACATTCCTTCCATGCAGCGGACGATTCGACGAGCATTATTGAGCGTTTCCGACAAGACCGGCCTGATTGAACTGGCCACCGCGCTGGCCAGTCACGGCGTGGAGTTAATCTCTACCGGGGGCACCCGCACGACCTTGGCCGCGGCGGGGCTGAGCGTCCGCGACATCAGCGAAGTCACCGGATTTCCGGAAATGCTCGATGGCCGTGTCAAGACACTGCATCCGATTGTCTACGCGGGCATTCTGGCCAAGCGAGACGATGCCGCCCACATGCAAACCATTGCCGCCCATGAGATTGCGCCGATTGACCTGGTGGTGTGCAATCTGTATCCGTTCGAGAAAGTCGTGGGCAATCCGGCCAGCAGCGCCGAAGAAATCATCGAAAATATCGACATCGGCGGGCCGACCATGGTGCGTGCCACGGCCAAGAATTATCACGATGTCGCGATTATCACTGCTGCCGAACAATATCCTGCGATCATCGAAGAATTAACCGCCAATTCGGGTGCGCTGAGTTTGGCGACGCGGGAGAAATTGGCCGGGGCCGCGTATGCTCGCACGGCAGCGTATGATGCGATGATCGCCGAATATTTCCAAAAGCGATTCGAAGCCAACGACGCGAAAGCGGCCTTCCCCAAGTCGCTGTCGCTGACTTACCACCGCAAGGGCGAGGTGCTTCGCTACGGGGAAAATCCGCATCAACCGGCGGCGTTCTATGTCGAGCCGAACCTACGTCATGCCTGCATTGCCACGGCGGAAACCCTACACGGCAAAGAACTTTCGTACAACAACATTCTCGACCTCGATTCGGCATTCAATCTCGTGCGCGAATTCGCCGAACCCGCCGCGGTCGTCATCAAGCATAACAATCCCTGCGGTGCGGCGACGGCCCCCGCGCTGGTCGATGCCTTTCGGCTGGCATATGCAGGCGATCCGCTGAGTGCCTTCGGCGGCGTGCTGGCGTTCAATCGGCCGGTGGATGAGGCCACCGCACTGGCGCTGGCGGAGCCGAATCGCTTCATCGAATGCATCATCGCACCCGAATTTGAACCTGCCGCATTCGAGATTCTGACCACGAAACCATCGTGGCGGAAGAATGTGCGATTGCTGCGAACCGGCCCAATTGCCGATCGCCCCAGCCAATTGTGGGACACCCGGCGCGTTGATGGCGGGCTGTTGGTGCAGGCCCGCGATACACTGGTGCAAGATCCTGCGACCTGGAAAGCGGTGACGCAGCGGCACCCCACGGCGGAAGAATTCGCCGCGCTCGCCTTCGCCTGGAAGGTGTGCAAGCACGTCAAGAGCAACGCGATTGTCTACGCTCAAGGGACGCAGATTGTTGGAGTGGGCGCGGGACAGATGAGCCGCGTCGATTCGACGATGATTGCCGGAATGAAAGCGGGCGAGCGCAGCCGAGGCGCGGTGCTGGCCAGCGATGCGTTCTTCCCGTTCCGGGATAATGTCGATCGCGCGGCGGCGGCCGGAATCACCGCAGTGGTGCAGCCGGGCGGCTCGCAGCGCGACGAAGAATCGATCCAAGCCTGTAACGAACATGGCATGGCGATGCTGTTCACTGGGCATCGCCACTTCCGCCATTGA
- a CDS encoding pyridoxal phosphate-dependent aminotransferase: MIAISDLANAVKPSATLAAGAKARALKASGITVYDYSLGEPDYTTPAHICAAAEAAMKAGHTHYTAANGIPELRKAVAKYYGQKYGLTCTAEQVLISNGAKHSIHNALAAVCNPGDEVIIPTPYWVSYSDLVAMTGAKVVLVETTAASGFKMTPAQLQAAITPKTKLLMLNSPSNPTGTVYTKAELEALVDVLVPTNVAILSDEIYEHLTFGGVTPTCVATLRPEIRDRVITISGASKGYAMTGWRMGWTVATEPVIKAMGNIQSQQAGCPCSISQYAALAALEGQQECVEEMRVEFEARRDLVCAKLAAMPGITFPKPDGAFYVFFDITAFYGKTVGNITITDSLTFCTAALEQAHVNLVAGVAFGAEGFARMSYASSREQLEKGLEKLAAWLPK; encoded by the coding sequence ATGATTGCGATTTCTGATCTCGCCAATGCGGTCAAGCCGTCCGCAACCTTGGCCGCCGGGGCCAAGGCGCGGGCATTGAAGGCTTCCGGTATTACGGTGTATGATTACAGCCTGGGCGAACCGGATTACACGACCCCGGCGCACATCTGTGCGGCTGCCGAAGCCGCGATGAAGGCCGGGCACACGCACTACACCGCCGCCAATGGCATTCCCGAATTGCGCAAGGCCGTGGCGAAATACTATGGCCAGAAGTATGGGCTGACCTGCACGGCGGAGCAGGTGCTCATCTCCAATGGCGCGAAGCACTCCATTCACAACGCGCTGGCGGCGGTTTGCAACCCCGGCGATGAAGTGATTATCCCCACGCCGTATTGGGTGAGCTATTCCGATCTCGTGGCGATGACCGGGGCCAAGGTGGTGCTGGTGGAAACCACGGCGGCATCGGGCTTTAAGATGACTCCGGCCCAACTGCAAGCCGCCATTACGCCCAAGACGAAGCTGCTGATGCTCAACTCGCCCAGCAACCCCACCGGCACGGTCTACACCAAGGCCGAACTGGAAGCCCTGGTCGATGTGCTGGTGCCGACGAACGTGGCGATTCTGAGCGACGAAATTTACGAGCATCTGACGTTCGGCGGAGTGACTCCGACTTGCGTGGCAACACTGCGACCGGAAATCCGCGATCGCGTCATCACCATCAGCGGCGCGAGCAAAGGCTACGCCATGACGGGCTGGCGCATGGGCTGGACGGTGGCCACCGAGCCGGTCATCAAGGCGATGGGGAACATCCAAAGCCAGCAAGCGGGTTGCCCGTGCAGCATTAGCCAATATGCCGCGCTGGCCGCGCTGGAAGGGCAACAAGAATGCGTCGAAGAGATGCGCGTGGAATTTGAAGCCCGCCGCGATTTGGTCTGCGCCAAACTCGCCGCCATGCCCGGCATCACCTTCCCGAAGCCCGATGGCGCTTTCTACGTGTTCTTCGATATTACCGCGTTTTACGGCAAGACGGTGGGCAATATCACGATCACGGATTCGCTGACGTTCTGCACCGCGGCTTTGGAACAGGCCCACGTCAACTTGGTGGCCGGTGTCGCATTCGGGGCGGAAGGCTTTGCCCGGATGTCGTATGCCAGCAGCCGCGAGCAACTCGAGAAGGGACTCGAGAAGCTCGCCGCGTGGCTGCCGAAGTAA